GTCAATTACGTCAATGATCAATGAGCCATCAATGTATTTATCTACAGAGAAGGTAGTGTTGCTGGATGCCATGCCCATACCACCGCCCCAATAGTAAGGCCGGTAAAAGCCACCATAACCGTAATAGTCGGTATTGGCAGTTACATTTTGTCCCTGCTTGGTTACCGTAACAGGATTTACCAACAGGTCTGCGGAAGTAGTATCTGCCTGGGTATAGCCTTTGGCCGACATCGCAGCTATAACGCCATTATCAATACGATTGCGGTTCAACTCACTGATCGGGCTGCTCTGCCCCGCCGGGTTATACAGCGCAAACGTTTTAAACCCTGTAAAATTAGCCTGTTTGTTTACATCTGATGTTACCTTTAACGTGGGTCCGCAGGCAGTCATGACCAACAAAGGAAACGCAAAGAAAAATAGTCGTTTCATATTTTACATTTTATGTGATGGTTGAGTAAATAAGTTGTCCTTAAAAAATCATTTCCCTTTTTTCCCTGCAAACTGCAGGTTCATGCCGAAAAACACCTGGTAAGCAGGCTGCCCGGCACCTTCACTATACACTGTTAGTTGTGGTTCTATGAACATATTCACCATAGCGTTGCCCGCTTTGAACACCTTACCAACGCCCAGTCCGAAAGGGATCAGCGTGCGCTGGTTCTCAAAATCAAACGTCCAGGTAGCGCCGGCGCTACGGCCATATAAACCGGCGGCGATGTTAAAGGTCAATACCGGCTGGAATGCCAGCACACTTACTTCGTTGCGGTCTTCCTGACCGGCAAAGGAATGCTGATAGGTAACCAAAGCGCCGAGTACATGCCCACCGGGAATATGGTGCATGGCTATAAATGCACCTCCTGCCTGCCATTTGCCTGATCCCAGGAAATCGTTGCTGGCCGTGGGTAATACCAGCATAGGCCCAATACCCAGGTCTGTAGTAGCGCCGTTTTTTGTAAAGCGGATCGCATCAAAAATCTGTATATCTCCCAATCCCGAATTATAACCCATGCTATTAGCAGCTGGTGTAGTTGTAAAAGGAATGGTAGCCCTGATGATCTGCCTGCCTGCCACCATTACGCCACGAAGATTCATGGTATTGGATACTTCCGTGGTTCCACGCTGGTGCATGGTAATAAAGTCATGAAAACTGATCTGATTCAGATCTGCCAGCGGATTATTTGATTTGGCAATTTCTTCCTGGGAAAGGCCGCCAGGGCTTTTCTCCTGTGCAAGGGTAATTTCTCCCATAATACAAAAAATAAACAGGGCTCCTGCTGCTTTCTTTACGACATGTGAAATCGGGATGTTTATCATCGTTTATGTTTTAAGCATGATTAAATAGCATTCCTTATTGCTACCAGGAATACCCGATACTGAACACAGTTCCAAAATCTATTTTTTGCGCAACCGTATTGGGCGGCTGACTATCAAAATCAAAATAGAACTGCACATTTGCATTCAGGTGTGTAATGAGCTTCCAGTACAAAGTGATATTCTGATCGGCGCGCCATCTGCCTGATTGCGACAAACTAAAAAACAGGGAATTGGTGGCTTGCAGCTTCAGTTCAGGTGTACCCAGTTGGAATAAATAATAATTTACCATCACCGGAATTTCCGCAGAAACCGTACGCCCGCTGTTTACACTATCCGTGCTGTATTCTTTCTGCGCAGAAATGCCTGTAGCCACCCGCAGGTCGTGCTTCCTGTTTTTTATCAGGATGGGGCCTGCTGCTTCGGCCAACTGGAAACGTGCATTCAGCCCCAGTTCAGTACTACGCTGGAACTGCACCGACGATACTGCAAACCATTTTTTCCAGAACTCGATGTATGCCTGCAAAGCCAGGTCTGCTTTCTCTATGCCTTTGAATTCCTTGTCGATGGTATACATCAGGTCCCCGTTCGTGAGAAATAACCAGTTACGGGTGCTGTAAGTCATGTTATGGCTTTCGTTTATCCGGCCGATATTACTGGAACGGGAGTACGAAAACCCAAGACTGGCGCTTCCATTCAGTCGTCTCCAGAAATTATCATCCAGGTTCTGGATATTATCCAGATCTTCAATAAACAGTTCTACGGAATCATTCACCTGCACGATCTTCACCCAGCCAGGTGTTTTACTCATATCCAGTGTACCATAATATTTTTTATTGGCGATGGTTTCCACCAGGTATTCCTTTCTCCGTGCGCGGATATATTTAATATCCCGCAGCTTTGCGGTGAATTTATCTTCCAGCAGATCCGGATCAAAGGTCAGTTCACCACGTTGTATCTGTTTGAGTTTCCCCTGCACCCTGTCGCCATTATAAAATTCAAGTATGTCGCTTTCATTGGTATGAAACCGCTGTGCTGCCGCTTGTTTTACTGTTAACAACCAGCCTGGAAAAAACAAATAACATATCAATATCTTCCTTACCACCGCCAACGATAATTTCCGGATAACAACAAAGAAGTACGACCACCTAAGAAGCCGACTTCCGTTCTTACCTGCCAGCGTTTATTAAACTGGTATTGTCCTCCTGCAACTAAACTCCAGTGAGAAACCGG
The Chitinophaga sp. MM2321 DNA segment above includes these coding regions:
- a CDS encoding DUF4136 domain-containing protein, yielding MKRLFFFAFPLLVMTACGPTLKVTSDVNKQANFTGFKTFALYNPAGQSSPISELNRNRIDNGVIAAMSAKGYTQADTTSADLLVNPVTVTKQGQNVTANTDYYGYGGFYRPYYWGGGMGMASSNTTFSVDKYIDGSLIIDVIDRAKRELLWQGVGNSQIDGPIKDPDTKIPAAVSKIMASFPAKM
- a CDS encoding DUF481 domain-containing protein, which codes for MFFPGWLLTVKQAAAQRFHTNESDILEFYNGDRVQGKLKQIQRGELTFDPDLLEDKFTAKLRDIKYIRARRKEYLVETIANKKYYGTLDMSKTPGWVKIVQVNDSVELFIEDLDNIQNLDDNFWRRLNGSASLGFSYSRSSNIGRINESHNMTYSTRNWLFLTNGDLMYTIDKEFKGIEKADLALQAYIEFWKKWFAVSSVQFQRSTELGLNARFQLAEAAGPILIKNRKHDLRVATGISAQKEYSTDSVNSGRTVSAEIPVMVNYYLFQLGTPELKLQATNSLFFSLSQSGRWRADQNITLYWKLITHLNANVQFYFDFDSQPPNTVAQKIDFGTVFSIGYSW